The genomic DNA CGGGGAAGTGCGCAATCCGGTGGACCGCGATTCGGCGATCGCCGAGGTGGTCAATACCAAGGGCGTCAAGGGCGTGGTGGAGAACATCAAGGTTGCGCCTACGTCGTTGTTCGACGACGAGCTGCGCATCCGCACCGCGCGCGCCATTTATCGCGATCCGTCGCTGAGCCGCTACGGCATGGATCCGCAGGCGCCGATCCGCATCGTGGTCAACAACGGCCATGTCGGTTTGTACGGCGTCGTGATGAATGACTTCGACCGCACGCTGGCTGGCATCCGCGCCAATGAGGTCGCTGGCGCGTTCTCGGTGGAGAATCATCTCGTGACGGAGAACGTGGCGCGATAATGTGGCGCGCTCGCCCTCGCGTGTGCAGTGTGATGGAGCGCGCTCGCCCTCGGGCGCGCTTTTTTGCGCTACGAAAACTCCAATCCCCGTGTCATTCCGGGCGAGGACGCGCCTTCAATTAGTGCGCGCGGGTTGCGCATCCGAGTCGATGCAATTCAACTCGCAGTTTTAGCTCTTGGTTGTTCAGGTTTCTTTTTCCGTTGCCTCGGAACATCTGAACTTAAACGCCTCCCGAGCAGTCCGCCAGTTTCGTCCTTGTCGGTGAGTCGCAGCCTCGTGAATTTGTCCACGCTGAACCCTGGCGAGAACTCAGTTACGGGGAGCTTGTCAGTATTAAACGTGCAGATATATTGAAATCCGCACATTCGCGATTTCGACTCAGCAAGTTCGATCGCAAGTGCGATTTGCCTATCGTCCACGTCGGCAAATATATTGTTGTCATGAAGCAGAAAGCCGGGCTTCGGGTCTCTTTGATTCCAACGTTGCGCCAGCATGAGATCGTAGCAAAAGATTTCCATGTTGCTAATTCCTGTGCTGCCCTTCCGCTCGATCTGAACGTTAAACGAAAACCCCGTCTCTCCTACGTCAATCATTAGGCGCCCAGGTGCCCTGTACAAGGCCTGGGAATTTTCGTTGAATAGGGCAACTGCGGCCTCACGCTCCGTTTGACGTGCCTCATAATTAGCCCGTGCACGTTTTTCCAGCATTGCAAGTTCAATCTTCAGATTGTTTAGCCCTTCTTCAAACTCCCGAATATTTCTTAAACGCGTCTCAATGTCCCTAAGTTTTGCAACATCGGCTGCATGGGCTTCCTGCATCTTTGTGAATTGCTCCAGAGCACCGTAAGTATCCAGTACCTGTAGTAGCCGCGCATGCTCGGACGTGATCTCGGCTAA from Terriglobia bacterium includes the following:
- a CDS encoding DUF2326 domain-containing protein; the encoded protein is FSQSAEGVVASLQGGSPFVEKVSNPTLSRAGSRTAPQPSTMDGTPSTHRLQATWDIQVHNAFLLGLAWEDASDWQQLKDRKKLLDDLKNAAQSGVIQDVFGSRGQLEAERVRLKEVVSRTSADLKAFRVHSSYASIERQADELTNAIKQLSNGNTVDLKLLELYRSKMQEEVKAYAIGVEGVYESAKVVFPDAVRKHLSEVEQFHSVIVEHRRQFLLTEIDRLETEIAQRNARLAEITSEHARLLQVLDTYGALEQFTKMQEAHAADVAKLRDIETRLRNIREFEEGLNNLKIELAMLEKRARANYEARQTEREAAVALFNENSQALYRAPGRLMIDVGETGFSFNVQIERKGSTGISNMEIFCYDLMLAQRWNQRDPKPGFLLHDNNIFADVDDRQIALAIELAESKSRMCGFQYICTFNTDKLPVTEFSPGFSVDKFTRLRLTDKDETGGLLGRRLSSDVPRQRKKKPEQPRAKTAS